The Spirochaetota bacterium genome has a segment encoding these proteins:
- a CDS encoding adenylosuccinate synthase, giving the protein MSCKVIMGTQWGDEGKAKMIDYYTRDSDIIVRYQGGANAGHTVVVQDKKYIFHLVPSGILHKDKQCVVGNGVVVDPLQLINEIESLEQEGYDVRKRLLISDAAHLILPYHKAYDEAMEEFRSKKIGTTVRGIGPSYSDKCLRIGIRAGDVFDMKLLRDKVANVLKLKNLQLERIFKKQTFTVEEVMDILKKFKKECGDMIVNTQHYLHSSAQKGKRILLEGAQGYALDIDHGTYPYVTSSNPTIGGALMGTGLNAFNIDQVIGIMKAYVTRVGEGPFPTEAIGEDGDRMRVNGSEFGSTTGRPRRCGWFDVQLVRETALINGLTSIAMTKLDVLSGFKKIKVAVNYTMDGKKINYFPVTNLQKARPVYKELEGWNTDISGCRKKADLPLNARKYIDFIESQIGVKISIISVGPGRHSTFKNK; this is encoded by the coding sequence ATGAGCTGTAAGGTAATCATGGGGACGCAGTGGGGCGATGAGGGAAAAGCCAAGATGATCGATTATTACACCAGGGATAGCGATATCATCGTGCGCTATCAGGGTGGCGCCAATGCCGGTCATACGGTCGTCGTGCAGGATAAAAAGTATATCTTTCATCTTGTTCCGTCGGGAATCCTTCATAAAGACAAGCAATGTGTCGTCGGCAACGGGGTTGTCGTTGATCCCCTCCAGCTCATCAATGAGATTGAATCGCTTGAGCAGGAAGGCTATGATGTCAGGAAACGCCTGCTCATATCCGATGCGGCCCATCTCATCCTGCCCTATCACAAAGCCTATGATGAGGCAATGGAGGAGTTTCGGTCCAAGAAGATCGGAACGACCGTGCGGGGTATCGGACCGAGCTACTCCGACAAATGCCTCCGCATCGGCATCCGGGCCGGTGATGTTTTTGATATGAAGCTCCTTAGAGACAAGGTGGCCAATGTGCTGAAGCTGAAAAACCTTCAGCTCGAACGAATATTTAAGAAGCAGACATTTACCGTCGAAGAAGTAATGGATATATTGAAAAAATTCAAAAAAGAATGCGGCGACATGATCGTCAATACGCAGCACTATCTCCATTCTTCGGCGCAAAAAGGCAAGCGTATCCTCCTGGAAGGCGCCCAGGGATACGCCCTTGACATAGACCATGGAACCTATCCCTACGTCACATCGTCGAATCCGACCATCGGGGGCGCGCTGATGGGAACCGGGCTCAATGCGTTCAATATAGACCAGGTTATCGGGATCATGAAGGCCTATGTCACCAGGGTCGGCGAAGGGCCTTTTCCGACAGAAGCCATCGGTGAAGATGGCGACCGCATGAGGGTCAATGGGTCTGAATTCGGATCCACAACCGGAAGACCCCGGCGCTGCGGATGGTTCGATGTCCAGCTGGTAAGGGAAACGGCCCTCATCAATGGTCTGACCAGCATTGCGATGACAAAGCTTGATGTGCTGAGCGGTTTTAAAAAGATAAAGGTGGCTGTCAATTATACGATGGATGGGAAAAAAATTAATTATTTTCCCGTTACGAATCTTCAAAAAGCCAGGCCGGTGTATAAGGAACTTGAAGGATGGAATACGGACATATCCGGCTGCAGAAAAAAGGCAGACCTGCCGCTTAATGCGCGCAAGTACATAGATTTTATCGAGTCTCAAATCGGCGTAAAAATATCTATCATATCGGTTGGACCTGGCCGGCATAGCACCTTCAAAAACAAGTGA